The Penaeus chinensis breed Huanghai No. 1 unplaced genomic scaffold, ASM1920278v2 CTG_2032, whole genome shotgun sequence nucleotide sequence TGTatgtataaaaatttataaaatatatttgtctgtatgtatgtatatatgaatggcaaaacactctttCTTGTTGatactacaaaaaacaaacatttttttttgtgagagagtgagtgaaaaagagagagaggagagagaaaaaagagagagagagaaaagagaagaagagagagagagaggaagaggggagggagagaagaagaaggggaggagaggaaagacagacagagagaagagagagagagaataaacagagagaagagagagagagagaagagagagagagagagagagagatttgttgaAAGTGAGAATGTAGTTGCCttatccatctggattccatcctctgGTCTGTATGtcatggcagaaaaacccactaagatctagttttacatattttgtctgtatatatgatatatgtatgtatgtatgtatgttttcaccattcaggtctgtatgtatatattttgtctgtatgtataatatatgtatatatgtataatatatataatatactttgtatgtatgatatatgtatgtatgtataatatatataatatattgtgtctgtatgtatgttatatgtatgtatgtataatatatataatgtattttgtctgtatgtataatatatataatatactttgtatgtatgatatatgtatgtatgtataatatatatagtatattgtgtctgtatgtatgttatatgtatatatataatatatataatgtaatttttctgtatgtataatttatatatgaatgtataatacatataatatattttgtctgtatgcatatgaatggtaaaacactctttcgtgttgatactatggtagaaaaacccacattgcaaaaactagatttattgaaaatgagactacagttgcataatccacctggatttcatcctcaggtctgtgtgcataatttatgtatgtatgtataatatatatataatatattttgtctgaatgtatgtatatatgaatgataagcgttgataccatggtagaaaaacccacaatgcaaaaaatagatttattgtgagattacagtttcgaaaATCCACAttcaataaatgtagtttttgcattgtgctttttttttctaccaaataGACTTTTCTGCTACAAAACTTCATgatcaaatattcatataatagaTGGGATATTTTCTCCCAAAGTATTGGTTGGATATATGTTGGTATCTGTTACTGCTTCATTATCCGCAAAGAATTTTAATGTTGGAATAGCTTTAGACAGTTTTCAAATTTTCGATGCATCAATATTtggtagaaagaaaatgaatttatgaatatttggtagaaaaaaaaaacaaatatatatttatgtacacacacacacacacacgcacacgcacacgcacacgcacacacacacacacacacacacacacacacacacacacacacacacacacacacacatatatatctatatatatgtgtgtatatatatgtgtgtatttgtgtgtgtgtgtgtgtgtgtgtgtgtgtgtgtgtgtgtgtgtgtatgtgtgtgtgtgtgtgacagtttaATAGGAATGTGTGTtggtaaacatatatgtgtagttATCTATATGTTGcttttattggttattattattgtcagtatcagaAATGATATCCATTTTGTTAGAATTTCCATCATTGATTTTTAATGCTTCTatgctatgagagagagagagagagagagagagagagagagagagagagagagagagagagagagagagagagagagagagagagagagagagagagagagagaaagagagagagagagagagagagagagagagagagagagagagagagagagagagagagagagagaaagagagagagagagagagaaggaaagagagagagaaggaaagagagagaaggaaagagagagaaggaaagagagagaaggaaagagagagaaggaaagagagagagagagagagagagagagagagagagagagagagagagagagagagagagagagagagagagagaaggaaagagagagagagagagagagagagagagagagagagagagagagagagagagagagagagagaaggaaagagagaaagagagaaagagagagagaaagagagagagtgagagagagagagagagagagagagagagagagagagagagagagaaaaagagagagagagagagagagagagagagagagagagagagagagagagagagagagtgagaaagagagagagagagagagagagagagtgcatgagaaagagagagagagagagagagagagagagagagagagagagagagagagagagagagagagaaggaaagagagaaagagagaaagagagagagagagagagagaaagaaagagagaaagagagagagagagctgttaaTCGTTCACAGATAAATGATCGTCTTTTGGGTCAATTCTTAGTGCACCAAAATCGGTTACCAGCTCATATTAAGCCAACCTGTCCCTTGTAGTCTCGTGTTCTGGctccatgtgtgtatttgtacctgtgagtatgtgtatgtatgtttgtgtgtgtgtgtgtgtgtgtgtgtctgtgtctgtgtctgtttgtgtgtgtatgtgtgtgtgtgtgtgtttgtgtgtgtgtgcgtgtgtgtatttgtatttgtatttgtgagtatttgtacctgtgagtatgtgtatgtatgtttgtgtgtgtgtgtgtgtgtgtgtgtgtttgtgtttgtgtgtgtttgtgtgtgtgtgtgtgtgtgtgtgtagttttttttttgtgaatgttgttccatacagatggctccacgtgtgttcGGCTGGCAAAGAGtctgtcagtaggccctagtgaccgatcctgatttccccattccttgaattggcaggagaATGGGTTTTTCTTTTCAACAGTATTAATATCagctatattattttttgttattaaggttatgattattgaattgttattaaaaaCTCGATAACATTTACGAGAATGAAATAATGCATAAGACCATTTCCAaaggtcgaggaaaagggtaaacaggcgagataggtaggactaataactggctccttggtgactaagcacttgtagagccatctacgtggaaatacaataaataaacttgtattactttGGGCATACATGCTGATTGGGTTAAGGATTGAATATTGAATTATGTATGAAAATTTTAGCAATGTTGTCATGCACTCTGTTTTCTGCCATACGTTGTCATGCACTCTAACCCAACCGGCACATATGGCAAGTCATTAAATATCGTATTAAATATGTTAATTTTTTGTACTTTAACCATTAGCAACATTGTCATGCACTCTGTTATTTTGCCATACGTTGTCATGTACTCTAACCGGATCAGCACATATGGCAAGTCATTGAATATCGAATTGAATATGTAAATTTTTTGTACTTTAACCATTAGCAACGTTGTCATGCCCTCTGTTATCCTCGTTCGATTTTCCATTCGCAGGACAACCATGAGCATTCTGCCCACCTGGGTTCCTTTGGCCCCACTCACGGAGGAGGAAGCGTTCGGCACGGGACTCCGTATCAAGGAGGAGCTCAACGAAGGCTTTGCCGAGGAGATATATTTGGAAATCAAGGAAGAGCCGTATGACTATGCGGACGAAACGAGGGACGAAGTGAAGCACGAATTTCTCTTCATCAAAGACCCGTGCGATTTTATCGGAGGTCGTGACAGCTCGTCGGGAACGCCCTTTCCGGCCGAGGAACGTGGGGAGGAAAGCTCTTCAGAAGAGGATACGGCGAAGCAAAAGGAAACGCGCAAGGAAGCCACGCTCGGAGAAGCGGATAGGAAACTGCAACGTTTTTTGTGCGAGGTGTGTGGCAAGACGTTCTATAATAAGGCCTATATAAAGATTCACATGAGAGTCCACACAAAGGAGAAGCCCTACAGCTGCGAATTCTGTAACAAAGCTTTCTCAAGTAAGAAGGGCCAGGTGAGACATGAGAGAGTGCATACCAAGGAGAAGCCATACAGTTGTGAGATCTGCAGCCAAGCCTTCTCGCAGAAAAACAGTTTAGTGAAGCACACCAGAGTCCATACAAAGGAGAAACCATATAGCTGTGAGATCTGTAGTAGAGCCTTTTCGGATAAATTTAACTTAAGCCAGCACAAGAGAGTACATACGAAGGAAAAGCCATATGTCTGTGAGATATGCAACAAGGCCTTTTCACAGAATAGTGTCCGGGTAAtgcacatgagagtacatacaaggGAAAAGCCATATGTCTGTGATATATGCAACAAGGCCTTCTCACAGAATAGTTCCCTAGTGcagcacatgagagtacatacaaaggaaaagCCATACAACTGCAAAATATGCAGCAAGGCCTTCACTGTGAAATGTAGTTTAGTAAAGCACATGAGGGTACATACCAAGGAAAAGCCATACAGTTGTGAGATCTGCAGCCAAGCCTTCTCACAGAAAAACAGTTTAGTGAAGCACATCAGAGTTCATACAAAAGAAAAACCATATAGCTGTGATATTTGCAGTAGAGCCTTCTCGGATAAATTTAACCTAGGGcagcacatgagagtacatacgAAGGAAAAGCCATACGTCTGCGAGATATGCAACAAGGCCTTTGCGCAGAACAGGTCCAGGGTAATACACATGCGGCTACATACAAAGGAAAAGCCGTACAGCTGTGGGATTTGCAACAAGGTCTTCACTTGGCAGAGTAATTTAATTACGCACACGAGGGTACATTCAAGAGAGCCAAATGCCCTGTGAGGTTTGCCAATAAACCTCTCTTAAAAACATATTCCAGCACGATATGAAaggagtacatacaaaggagcaGTGGAGTTGAGGTTTCTCCAAGGAATAGGGTTTAGTGATTGTGGGTTCATGTGACATAgaggccaaagaaaaaaaaaagcacttaactgtatttatatatattatatatatatagatagtatatatacatagagagagatagtatatatatatatagagagagagagatagtatatatatatagagagagagagatagtatatatatgtatatatacatatatacacatacacacatatatatagaattgaatatataaaattgtatatatagaaTCGCATTCATGTTAACAGATGTAGataaggtatgcatgagaatgaatatcttcacaatacaagagatgtatttgactggtttcgatccTACCTTCGTCCGAAATGCATACCTTTTCTTCTGTGTATGTGAAGGTCACAGGCCTAACATGTATGTGagatctatacatatactttcacccatattttttttttttcatagagcactctctctccctccctccctccctccctccctccctccctccctccctccctccctccctctccctctctctccctctctctccctctctctccctctctctccctccctccctccctccctccctctctccctccctctctccctccctctctccctctctccctccctccctccctccctctctctctccctctctccctccctcccctccctccctccctccctccctccttccctccttccctccctctctccctctctctctctctctctctctctctctctctctctctctctctctctctctttctctccttctttctctctttctttctttctttctatgtacaAATACGACACTTCCCCTTGGCattattgtggggggggggggaggtgcagcCTAGATTTTAAAAGCATTTTCCGATTCGTTTTGTATGTGATATTCGTGACGTGGTGTTTTGTCATGTTTTATAAACTTTCATGGGTTATGTCCTGGGATTgtcgtggtacagtggtaacgcccGCGGCTGTGGGCAGGAGGGTCTGCAAGCGCACATGTCCGAATCCCAGCCAAGGTCTGaggataggaagggcatccactcggggtaaccgGTCTCCACCTTggcaattcctgcctgtcctctCAACGGGGACAGACCCGTCCTAgccccttgatcaaaaagggagtttcgtgacgttaaaccgaaattgAATCATGAGTCACGACTTGGGTTTTAGTCCCCATAGCCTTTACGACAGCTGTCACAGACCAAGGGCGATGGAAAGACAGCCGGTAACGTTCGTAGCGCTCGGAGAagctttctcctccacctccttgatACAGTTATAAATGAGTGTTGTAACTGACACAGTTATTCACGAGTGTTGTAACTGACACAGTTATTCATGAGTGTTGTAAATGATGCAGTTATTCACGAGTGTTGTAACTGATAGTTATACATGAGTGTTGTAACTGACACAGTTATACACGAGTGTTGTACTTGACAGTTATAAATGAGTGTTGTAACTGATAGTTATACATGAGTGTTGTAACTGACACAGTTATACATGAGTGTTGTACTTGACACAGTTATAAATGAGTGTTGTAACTGACACAGTTCTTCATGAGTGTTGTAACTGACACAGTTATACATGAGTGTTGTAACTGACACAGTTATACACGAGTGTTGTAACTGACACAGTTCTTCATGAGTGTTGTAACTGACACAGTTATACATGAGTGTTGTAACTGACACAGTTATACATGAGTGTTGTAACTGACACAGTTATACACGAGTGTTGTAACTGACACAGTTATTCATGAGTGTTGTAACTGACACAGTTATACATGAGTGTTGTAACTGACACAGTTATACATGAGTGTTGTAACTGATGCAGTTATTCACGAGTGTTGTACTTGATAGTTATACACGAGTGTTGTTACTGACGCAGTTATTCACGAGTGTTGTACTTGATAGTTATACACGAGTGTTGTTACTGACACAGTTGTTCACGAGTGTTGTAACTGACACAGTTGTTCACGAGTGCTGTAACTGACGCAGTTATACACGAGTGTTGTAACTGACGCAGTTATTCACGAGTGTTGTAACTGACAGTTATTCACGAGCGTTGTAACTGACACAGTTATACACGAGTGTTGTAACTGACACAGTTATACACGAGTGTTGTAACTGACACAGTTATACACGAGTGTTGTAACTGACACAGTTATTCACGAGTGTTGTACTTGATACAGTTATTCATGAGTGTTGTAACTGACACAGTTATTGATGAGTGTTGTAACTGACACAGTTATTCACGAGTGTTGTAACTGACACAGTTATATACGAGTGTCGTAACTGACACAGTTATACACGAGTGTTGTACTTGAGAGTTATACACGTGTGTTGTAACtgacgcgcacaaacacatattttcgtcttatgtatatctatctgcgtATGGATTTATCTATcacgatatctatttatctatcgcgtTTTTCCAATGTATGAAAGGAGTCAGGATAAATTTGTAATTTTTAGCATCTGAATGAAAATCTCTTCTACGCAAGAGTTACATTTTAGATCATATCATTATGTCTTTCGATGTGATGAttcaaatatgattatataataaaagtTCATTAAATGGAtctgttgtattgtgaagatattcattctcattcttacctctctctgtgataataatatataaataaataataataataatgtataagtaataataataatatataaataaatgataataataatatatatataataatatataaatagataataatgataatatatacataataataatagataaataataataatgatatataaataataataatagtatataaatagataataataatatgtaaattataataataatgatatataaataataataatatataaataaataatgataatgtataaataaataaaaataataatatataaataaataataataatatataagtagataatgataataatataatcaatattgataataatttataaataaacaattatggtaatatataaataaatcaaaataataatatataaataaatactgagATATTATTATgagatattatattattatattatgagatattatattatctttattataggtataagatattatattattatataatgagatattatattatcttcattatgattatgagatattatattatccttattatacttgtgagatattatattattatattatgagatattatattatctttattataagtatgagatattatccttattataattatgaaatattatattatctttattatgattatgagatattatattatccttattttaattatgagatattatccttattatattataaGGTAAATGTACAGTtggtaaaataaaagcaaataattgATTTGTCTGAATCTGTGAAAGACATTTGAGAGTATCGACAGTGCTATCTTGTGAAACgcttgacgcacacacacacatacacatacatgcacacacacacacatacatacacacgcacacacacacacacacacacacacacacacacacacacacacacacacacacacacacacacacacactaacacacacatgtacgtacacacatgtattcacacacacacacacacacgcgggtatgtatgtacatgtatatgtacatacatatgtatgtatattgaaagTTAAACAGCcacattaaaaaatgaaaaaaatattttcatttcttactatagctgttttcctttccgtcttagtgtacatgttactgtgtttatgttatatctgtatctatctatctttctatatatccatctatctatctatatagatatgtgtgtatatgtgtgtgtgtttatatacatatacatacatatatatgtatgtatatatgtgcgtgtgtgtgtgtgtgtgtgtgtgtgtgtgtgtgtgtgtgtgtgtgtgtgtgtgtgtgaagtgataTGACTGCCCTTATATGATGTGATATCTGATCTGACTGGGTATTGTCTGATGCCACTTTATGTAATCTCTTCTGATTGGATTATCATGTAAATATTATGTAATctaattgttatgattgttatgattctGACAATCGGATGTGATCtgatgagagagataggggagggggagggagggagagagagagagagagagagagagagacaaagaaagagagagatagaaagagagagagagagagagagagagagagagagagagggggagagaaaaatatatatatatatagagagagagagagaaagagagagagagagagagagagagagagagagagagagagagagagaaagagagggggggggggagggagggaggtagagagagagagagagagagagagggggggagagaaaaatagagagagagagagagagagagagagagggggggggggggagggagtgaggtagagagagagagagagagagagagagagagagagagagagagagagagagagagagagagagggtgcgagagagaggggggggagagaaaaatagagagagagagagagagagagaaagagagaggggggggagggagggaggtagagagagagagaaaaagagagagagagagagagagaaaggggggggagagaaaaatagagagagagagagagagagagagagagagagagagagagagagagagagagagagagagagagagagagagagagagagaaagggggagagaaaaatagagaaagagagagagagagagagggggggggggagagaaaaatagagagagagagagaaagagagaggggggggagggagggagggagagagagagagagagaaagagagagagagagagagggggggagagaaaaatagagagagagagagagagagagtgagagagagagagagagagagagagagacagagagagagacagagaaagagagagagagagagagagaggggggggaccgagggagggagggagagagagagagagagagagagagagagagagatagagagagagagagagagagagagagagagacagaggggggggtagctagggagggagggagggagagagagaaagaggatttgAATATGTATGTCCAAAGGCACAAAgacatatttctatctatgtatatttatctgtgtgtgtatgtatctatctatcatgatatatatatatatatatcatatatatcatatatatcatatatatcatatatatgtatatatatatatttatttatacgtatatatacatacaaacacacacacacacacacacacacacacacacacatatatatatgtgtatatatatatatatatatatatatatatatatatagagagagagagagagagagagagagagatacatatttatatgtagatatatatgtatatatatatatatttatatgaatatatatgtgaatatatatatatatataaatatataaatatatatatatacatatatgtatgtatatatatgtatatatattatatatatatgcatttgtatgtatataatatatatatatatatatatatatatatctatctaatatatatatatatatatatatatatacacacacacacacacacacacacacacacacacacacacacacacacacacacacacacacacacacacacatacatacacacacacacaaacacacacccacacatatatatgtatatatatgtgtgtgtgtatttctatatgtgattatatatatatatatatatatatatatattaacatgaccCCCcaccccaatacacacacacacatgtatatacatatatatatatatatatatatatatatatatataaatatatatataaatatatttatatatatacatacacatacgtatatacacacacacacacacacatatatatatatatatatatatatatatatatatatatatacacaaatatatatatatgattatatttgtttatatacatatatatatgtatttatatatatacatgcatatgtatatatatatatatatatatattatatataaatatatatgtatatatatatatataaatatatatttgtatgtttatgaatatatgtatgtatatgtttgcatatatacatatatatatatatatatatatttataaatatatgtatgtatgtatatatattatatatatgtatatatatatatatgtgtgtgtgtgtgtgtgtatgtatatatgtatatatatacgcacacacacacacacatatatatatatatatatatatatatatatatatatatatatacatagagagagagagagaaagagaaagtgagagtgagagagagagagggagagggagagggagagggagagggagatagatagagagagagagagagagagagagagagagagagagagagagagagagagagagagagagagagagagagagagagaacgagagagagagagagaacgatagagagagaaagaaagaaagagagagagagtgagtgagtgagtgagtgagtgagtgagtgagtgagtgagagagagagagagagagagagagagagagagagagaagagagagagagagagaaagagagaaaaaagagagagagagaaagagaaggagagagagagagagaaagaaagagagagagagaaagagagagagagaagaagaagagagagagagagagagagagaggggaaagtgagggagggaggaagagagagagagagagaggagaggagagagagagaagagagagagaagagagagagagagagaaagagaagagaaaaagagaacgagagtgaagagaaaagagagagagagaggagagagagaggagagagagagagagagagaaaagaggggaaagagagagagaaaagaaaaagagagaaagggaacgagagagagagagagagaaaaaagaaagagagaagagagaagagaaaagagagagagaaaaaaaagagaacgagagggagaaaaaagaaagagagagaagaagagagagagaggggggaagggaggaaaaaggggggaaaaaaaaggggccggggaagggggaaaaaaacaaaagggggtgggaaaacgggaaggggaaaggaaagtggggggggtaaaagggggggggggggggagggggttggggaggcggaggggggttggaaaaaaaaaaaattgggggaaaaaaaggggtgggggagggggccgcGTCCTCGCTCGCTCGATCGCGCTGCCTCTCTCGCGCCCCGCCCCGCCTCTCCTCTatacctccctcgctctctctctctctcgctccccacccgctcgccccccccccgcgctccccCCGCTCGCGcgcgtctcccccctccccttctctcccctctctctctttctctctttcccgctcctcgtccccccctccctcccgccccccccctccctccctccgcccctcccccctctgccccccggCCCCGCTCCCGCCGtcgcgccccctctccccctttctcccccctcctcccctctcgctctttccccctctcgctgcctctcttcggtttcctcctcctctccctccctccccccccccccctccctccctccctccctctctcccccctccccgcccccctcccccctcccttctctcgctctcctcccctcccccttcttccctcccccctcctctcctcccccccgcacacccaacccccctccaccacaccccccccgcccccttcaacCCGCatactctcccccccaccccccccaatccCCTAAACCACCCCCAGGCAACGCTCTTTTCCCTC carries:
- the LOC125024657 gene encoding zinc finger protein OZF-like; translated protein: MSILPTWVPLAPLTEEEAFGTGLRIKEELNEGFAEEIYLEIKEEPYDYADETRDEVKHEFLFIKDPCDFIGGRDSSSGTPFPAEERGEESSSEEDTAKQKETRKEATLGEADRKLQRFLCEVCGKTFYNKAYIKIHMRVHTKEKPYSCEFCNKAFSSKKGQVRHERVHTKEKPYSCEICSQAFSQKNSLVKHTRVHTKEKPYSCEICSRAFSDKFNLSQHKRVHTKEKPYVCEICNKAFSQNSVRVMHMRVHTREKPYVCDICNKAFSQNSSLVQHMRVHTKEKPYNCKICSKAFTVKCSLVKHMRVHTKEKPYSCEICSQAFSQKNSLVKHIRVHTKEKPYSCDICSRAFSDKFNLGQHMRVHTKEKPYVCEICNKAFAQNRSRVIHMRLHTKEKPYSCGICNKVFTWQSNLITHTRVHSREPNAL